A region of the Candidatus Pelagibacter ubique HTCC1062 genome:
CATTTAAGTGTGAAACCTTCAATATGGAAGCTGACATTACATCTCAAGCAGTAGGCCTTGCCTCAAATACTGATTTTTCCTTGTGGAGTTTATTTTTAAGGGCAGATTTTATTGTAAAGTCAGTAATACTTATGTTGATTGGCTGCTCTATATATTCATGGGCTGTTATTATTGAAAAATTTAGACTGTTTAAAAAAATTAATTTAGAGTCTGAGGAATTTGAAGAAAAATTTTGGAAATCAAAATCAGCCGAATCTTTTTACAATAGTTTGCCAGCTGATGTAGAGAACCCTACGGCTTTGTTGTTTAAAGATACAATGCAAAGTTTATTAAAAGCCAAGAGTAAAACTAACCTAAATGAAAGAATAGCAAGCATACTTGAGGTTAATATTGAAAAACAAATTTCAAAAATAGACAAAGGTTTTACTTTTTTAGCAACAGTTGGTTCGACAGCACCTTTTATAGGTTTGTTTGGAACTGTATGGGGAATAATGAACTCATTCCAATCTATAGCAATCTCAAGAAATACAAGTTTGGCAATTGTAGCGCCAGGAATAGCTGAAGCCTTATTTGCAACTGCTCTTGGATTATTAGCTGCAATACCTGCAGTTGTTGCTTATAATAAATTTAATAACGACTCAAAAAAATATTCACAAAGATTAGAAAATTTTTCTAAAAGATTTTTATCAATAATATAAAATGGCTTTTAATCTCAAACGTTCATCAAAAGAGCCTATGAGTGAAATAAATGTTACTCCATTTGTTGATGTAATGTTGGTGTTATTAATTATATTTATGGTAACAGCACCATTATTAACAGTTGGAATACAAGTTGATCTACCCGAAAGCTCTGCTGACTCATTACCTGAAGAATTAGAACCATTAACATTATCTATAAACTCTAAAGGTGAAATATTTATTCAAGAATCTAAAGTTGAGTATGATAAAATTATTGCAAAGATTTTAGCTGTATCTAAAAATAGAACAGACACTAGAATTTATGTTCGAGGAGATAAATCGATCAACTATGGTAGAGTTTTAGAAATAATGGGAATGCTATCTGGCTCTGGCTTTACCAAAGTAGCATTAATTTCTGAGCCATATAAAGAGAGGTAACTAAAGTGAATAGAAATATTGTTATTTCTTTTGGGCTTCATATATTTCTTGTGGTAATCACAGCTATGAGCTTACCATTCCTTGCTAAAAAACCGATTGATCTTCCTCCGATTATATCAGTTGAGTTGATTCAAATCACAGACAAAACTAATATTCCTTTTGCACCAAAAGCAAAAAAAATAATAGAGAAAGTTAAAGAAAAAGAAAAAAAATTAGTTTCTGAACAGGCACCACCAAAAAAAATAAAAAAACAAAAGCCAGATGCTGTGCCATTGCCAGATGAAAAAATAGAAAAAATAAAGAAAATTAAAGATGAAAAACAAAACCCTGAAAAAGAAGAAACAGAAATTAAACAAATTTCAGAGTTTGAAAAAAAAGAACTATTTGACACTAATAGTATTGCTGCATTAATTGATAAATCTAAGACTGAGAGTGCAGAAACAAATAAAAAATCTAATAAAGTTACCCAAGATCAGGATAAAGATATGGATTTTTCTGGATTAACTTTAAGTGAAGAAGATGCTCTAAAAGCTCAAATTTTTGGTTGTTGGAGTATTCCTCTAGGGTTGCCGTTTAACGAAGATTTATTAGTTAGAATTAAGTTACAATTAAAGCCAGATGGTTCTATTATAAAAACAGAGATTCTTGATCATGCTAGAATGAATAGGCCTGGACAGGGATTTTATAAAGTGTTAGCTGAAAGTGCATTAAGAGCTATAAAACTTTGCCAACCTCTTAGAGTGCCTAGTACAGGTTATGAAAGATGGAAAGATATGCAGCTAAACTTTGATGCTAGAGAAATGTTAGAAGGATAAAAATGTTATTAAGATATTTATTTATATTATTTATTATTATTCCCATTAAAGCTTTTGCTTTAATTGAAGTTGATATTACTAGAGGAAATTTAAATCCTTTACCAGTTGCTGTATCCCCTTTATCAATAGATAATAAATCAAAAGAAAATTTTAAAAAAATTTTAAAACAAGAAGACTTAGGATCAGAAATTTCAATAGTTGTTGAAAATAATTTAAGACAATCTGGTCTATTTAATCCACTAGACAAAAATGCATTTCTTCAAGAACCAGATGTAGCTAATTTAAAACCAAGGTTTGAGGATTGGAATTTAATTAAAGCACAAGCTTTAGTAACAGGCAAGGTTACATTTGTAGATGAAAAGCTAAGAGTAGAATTTAGATTGTGGGATGTTTTAGCTGGAAAAGAAATGATGGCCTTGGCATTTACCACTGTTCCTAGTAACTGGAGAAGAGTAGGTCACATTATTACAGATAAGGTGTATGAACGCTTAACTGGAGAAAAAGGTTATTTTGATACTAGAATAATATATGTTTCTGAGGAAGGTCCTAAAACTAAAAGAATAAAAAAATTAGCAATAATGGACCAAGATGGCTTTAATAATAAATATTTAACACTTGGAAATGAATTAGTTTTAACACCAAGATTTAGCCCAACAAATCAGATGGTCACATATCTTTCTTATTTTAGAAATTTACCTAGGGTATATTTATTAGATATTGAAACTGGAATGCAAGAAGTAGTTGGAGATTTTCCTGGAATGACATTTGCCCCAAGGTTTTCACCTGATGGAAAAAAAATTATAATGAGTTTTGCTAAAGATGGCAATTCTGATATTTATACTATGGATCTTGAAAACAGAATTGTTGAAAGAATTACCAATCATCCATCAATTGATACATCACCCTCTTACTCACCAGATGGAAAAAAAATTACTTTTAACTCAGACAGAAGTGGCTACCAACAAATTTATGTAATGGATAGTAATGGAAAAAATGTTAAGAGAATCTCATTTGGGAATGGCTTGTATGGAACTCCAGTTTGGTCTCCAAGAGGTGATTTAATTGCATTTACAAAGCTTCATAAAGGAAAATTTTATATAGGAGTAATGAGAACAGATGGAACTGGTGAAAGACTGCTAACAGAGAACTTTTATCAAGAAGCTCCATCATGGTCACCAAATGGAAGGGTTCTTATCTTTTATAGAGAAACTAAGACTAACTCTAAAGGAGAAGGATTTTCAGCCAAATTATGGTCTATTGATTTAACAGGGTACAATGAAAAGATGGTTGAAACCGAAACTGATGCTTCTGACCCATCTTGGTCGTCTTTATTAAGCAATTAGTCTTAATTTTACTTGATTTTTAACTTGAAAGGTCTAATTAAATATGAAAAATATAAAGTATTACAAAACAAGGATCAAGGAGCAACAATGAACTTAAGCAAGATTTTAAAAAATGGATTTCTAATTATTTTAGCAAGTTTAGTATTAACTGCTTGTGCTACAAAAAAAACAACAACAGGACAAATGCAAGGTGATGTTTATACAGGAACAGATTCTGTTGAATATTTAGCTTCTGGTGTTCCAGATAGAGTTTTCTTTGCAACAAATGAAACTGTACTTACAACAGCTTCACGAGAAACTTTAAGAAAACAAGCTGCATGGTTAAGAAAAAATTCAGATATTAACGTTGTATTAGAAGGTCATGCTGATGAAAGAGGTACAAGAGAGTACAACTTAGCATTAGGTGAAAGAAGAGCTAATTCAGCAAAAGACTATTTAATGACATATGGAATTTCTTCAGAGAGAATTTCTGTATTAAGTTATGGTAAAGAGAGACCAGTAGATTCTGGATCTAACCCTTTAGCATGGTCTAAAAATAGAAGATCAGTTACTGTTAAAGCGAACTAATCAATTTAATAAATTATAAAAGACCCTATCACATTTGTGAATAGGGTCTTTTTTTTGCCATCATTATAATTACTACTCAATTTATTATGTTTAATTATAAAAAAATAATTCGATTAAAATTAATATTAGTCTTTATATTTTTTCCAAATATTATTTTTGCTGACAATCATAATGTAAATGAAATTTTAGAGTTAATTCAAAAAGATTTAAAAACCCTGGAAAAAGCTGTTTACTCAGGGTCAATTAATTCAAATAGTCAAACAGGCACAAACGAAAACTCTGAGGATGTTTTAACAAGACATCTTCTAAAATTGTCTGATGTTGAAAAACAATTTCAAGAACTGACTAATAAGTTTGAAGAAATTAATTTCAAGTTAGATAAATTATCAAATAGGCTTTCTAAGGTTCAAGCAGACAACCAAATTAGATTTCAAGATCTGGAAAATGCTTTATCATCTGGAGAAATTGGAAAAAAATTAACTTCAATACCAAAGGAACAAGTAGACAAAACTTTACCAGGCTCTTCACAACCTCAAGACTTAGGGTCTATTTCATATAAAGATACAGAAAGTGAAGAAACTAGTCAGCAAATACAATCAGTAGAAACTACTGCATCAATAGTGACAGAAAACTTTGAATCAGAAAAAAATATACTTCCAAATGCTACTCCAGAAAAACAATATGAATTTGCAACTAGTTTTTTAAAGGTAGGTGATTACAGCACTGCAGAGAGAGCTTTTAGAGAATTTGTGATAAATAATTCAGAGCATAAATTGGCAGGTAATGCTCAATATTGGTATGCTGAAACGTTTAGAATAAGACAGCTTTATACAGATGCAGCTACTGCTTATCTTGAAGGATATCAAAAATATCCAAAAGGTGAGAAGGCTCCTATAAATTTATTAAAACTTGGTGTATCAATGGTTCAAATAGGAGAAAAAGAGCAAGGTTGTAAAATGATTGTGGGGGTTGAAGAGCAATATCCTAAAGCAAATCAATCTGTGCTTCAAAAAGCAAAATATGAATCAAAAAAGTTTGAGTGTTCAAAACAAAACTCATAAACAAATTCTTAGTTTTTTAAAAGATCGAAAAATCTCAAAGGTTTATAGTGAATTCTCTTCCTCTTTAAATTCTGAGGAAAATTTAGCAGTAGCAGTTTCGGGTGGACCCGATAGTTTAGCATTGGCTTACTTGGCTAAATGCTATTCAATAAAAAATAAAATAAAAGTTAAATTTTTTTTAGTTGATCATAGACTTAGAAATGAGTCGACAAAGGAAGCAACGTTAGTAAAAAAAATTTTACAAAAAATTGGTATTACATGCAAAGTATTAATCTGGAAAGGTAAAAAACCTTCTAGAAATATTCAATCTTTAGCAAGGGAAGCAAGATATTCTTTACTATCAAAAGAATGTAAAAAAAATAATATTAAGTACTTATTATTAGGACATCATTCAAATGATTTAGTTGAAAATTTTTTAATTAGAGTGGTTAGAGGGAGCGGACTAAATGGATTGGTATCTTTTAACAAAAGTGTGAAATATAAAGATGAAGATCTAAATATTTTAAGACCATTACTTAACTTAGAAAAAAATGATTTAATCAATATTTCTAAAATAGTATTTAAATTTTTTATAAAAGATCCATCCAATATTAACGAGATATATAAAAGAACAAGAATTAGAACTTTATTAGAATTTCTTGCAAAAGAGGGATTGGACTTAAAAAAACTAAAATTAACCATAGATAATTTAAGAGACTCAGACAAATCAATTAAGTTTTATGTTAACAAAAATTTGAAGGATAATTCTACACATATTAAAACAAAAGATACTTATATTTTAAGTCATAATTTTTTTGATCAATCGCATGAAGTTGTTTTTAGATCTTTGACATTTGTTATTCAAAAAATAGGAAAAAAATACTATCCTGTTAGAGGAAAAAGTATCAACGAACTGATTAACCGAATTATCCTAAAGACATTTTCAAAAATAACTTTAGGAGGTTGTTTTGTTGAAAGAGTTAATGAGACCATATTAATTTCAAGGGAAAACACTAATAAAGTTAAGGTTTTGTAACAATTTGACACTTGTTTAATTAATAATAATTATTATCTTATAAGTATGAATATGAAGAATTTAGCAATGTGGGCAGTAATTGTTTTTCTAACAATAGGCCTTTATAATATGTTTAAGAACCCTCAAGCTAATGTGGGCAAAGGTAATTCTATTATATTTTCAGAATTTTTATCAGAAGTTGATAATGGTGGAGTTATAAAAGTTGATATTCAAGGAAACAATATTAGAGGAGTATTAGCTAATGGAAATACTTTTTCTACTTATTCACCGAATTATCCAAATTTAATTGAGAAGCTATCTGAAAAAGGGGTAAGTATATCAGCTGCTCCTTTAGAAGATAAGATGCCGTCTTTGTTTGGTGTTTTATTGTCGTGGTTTCCGATGTTGTTACTAATCGCTGTTTGGATTTTCTTTATGAGACAGATGCAGGGTGGCAAAGGTGGAGCCATGGGTTTTGGAAAATCTAAGGCAAAGATGATGAATGAATTAAAAGGTAAAGTTACTTTTGATGATGTCGCTGGAGTAGAAGAGGCTAAAGAAGAGGTAGAAGAAGTTGTTCAATTTTTAAAAGACCCTAAAAAGTTTAGTAGACTTGGTGGAAAAATACCAAGAGGATGTTTGTTAGTTGGTCAACCTGGAACAGGTAAAACTTTACTTGCTAGAGCTATAGCTGGGGAAGCAGGAGTTCCGTTCTTTACAATATCAGGATCAGATTTTGTTGAAATGTTCGTGGGTGTTGGAGCCTCAAGAGTTAGAGACATGTTTGAACAAGGTAAAAAAAATTCACCCTGTATTATTTTTATAGATGAGATAGATGCTGTTGGAAGAAGCAGAGGTGCTGGTCTTGGAGGAGGTAACGATGAAAGAGAGCAAACTTTAAACCAGTTATTAGTTGAAATGGACGGCTTTGATACGAATGAAGGTGTAATAATTATTGCCGCTACAAATAGACCTGATGTATTAGACCCAGCATTATTACGACCAGGTAGATTTGATAGACAGGTAGTTGTTGGACTTCCAGATATAATAGGAAGAGAAAAAGTATTAAAAGTTCATGTTAAAAAAATTAAAATGGCACCTGATGTAAATTTAAGAACAGTAGCTAGAGGAACCCCAGGTTTTTCAGGTGCAGATTTAGCAAATATAGTTAATGAAGCGGCATTACTTGCTGCAAGAAAAAATAAAAGACTAGTTACTCTAACTGAGTTTGAAGAAGCAAGAGATAAAGTGATGATGGGATCAGAAAGAAGATCCATGGTCATGACAGAAGAAGAAAAAACATTAACAGCTTACCACGAAGCTGGACATGCAATAGTAACTATTAATGAGGATGCGGCTCATCCAATTCATAAGGCAACAATCATTCCGAGAGGTCGTGCTTTAGGAATGGTTATGCAACTACCTGAGAGAGATCAGCTATCTCAAACAAGAGAACAGCTTCATGCTCAATTAGCTATAGCTATGGGTGGAAGAGTAGCAGAAGAAATCATATTTGGAGAAGATAAAGTTACAACTGGTGCATCTAGTGATATTGAACAAGCAACTCAAAGAGCAAGAGCTATGGTAATGCAAGCAGGCCTTAGTAAAGAGTTGGGACCAGTTGCCTATGGTTCGAATGAAGAAGAGGTATTTTTAGGAAGGTCTGTTGCGAGAACTCAAAATATGTCTGAAGAAACCTCAAGGAAAGTAGACTCAGAAATTAGAAAAATTGTAGATAAAGGTTATGAAAGAGCAAGAACAGTTTTAACTGAAAAAATTGACGATCTACATAAATTAGCTAAAGCTCTCTTAACATATGAAACACTTACAGGTGAAGAAATTGAAAACCTGATAAATAAAAATATATATCCAAGTAATAAAGAGGATTTAAAAGTTGAAGATGAAGATAAAGGTTCAGCTTTAAGTTCAATGGGTCTTAAGCCGAAAATAGTTCATTAATACTAAATGAAAAAATATTACACAAGAGCGTGTAATTTTGCTTATGGTCAATTTTCAATTGAATTAGTTAGAAAAAAAAAAAATCTTCCACTAAATGGTAATAAGAAAATTTCTTTTGGACAAATTGAAATTCTTACACGAACTTCTATCAAAAAAATTGATCTTAAAGATATAAAAAAATTACCCAAACTACTGAAAAAAAAAATTAATAAAGATCTCAAGACTATCGTTAAAAAAAATAAAAACTTTTCAAGTTTAAATTTTAATAAAATACCTAATATAATGGGTATATTAAATTTAACACCAGATAGTTTTTCTGATGGGGGTAAATTTAATAAAAAGAAAAAAGGAATATCTCATGCAAAGAATTTATTTAAATCTGGAGCAGATATTATTGATGTTGGTGGAGAATCAACAAGACCTGGATCTAAACCTGTAAGTAAAAAGGAAGAATGGAATAGAATAAAAGAAATATTAAAAGATGTTAATAAAAAAATTCCACTATCATTAGATACAAGAAAATCAGAAATTATGATTAAAGGGATTCATTTAGGAGTTAAACTTATAAATGACGTGTCAGGTCTAAGTTATGACCCTAAAACAGTTAAGGTATTGATAAAAAGCAAAACTCCATTTGTCATTCAACATTCACAAGGTACACCAGAAAAAATGCAAAAAAACCCTAAGTACAAAAATGAATTATTAGATATTTATGATTTTTTTGAACAAAAGATTAAATTTTTAAGATCCATGGGTATAAAACATAATAATATTGTAATTGATCCAGGAATTGGTTTTGGAAAAAATTTGAAACATAATATGAATTTAATTAGAAGCGTTTCTATTTTTCATACTCTTGGTTTTCCTATATTACTTGGACTTTCTAGGAAAAAATTTATTAAGGATTTATCTGGAAAAAATGATAGCAAGGAAAGATTAGGTGGAACAGTATCTTCTTCCATGTATGCAATAATGCAAGGAGTTCAAATTCTAAGAATTCATGATGTGAATGAATTAAGACAAAGTATAAAAGTGTTTAAAGAATTAATTAAAAACTAATGGCAAAAAAATATTTTGGAACAGATGGAATAAGAGGTGCCGTTAATAGTAAAAATATTAATGGAGACATGTTTTTTAAATTTGGTCTTGCAACAGGAACTTACTTTAAAACTCAAAAAAAAAAGAAACAAATAGCAATAATTGCTAAAGATACGAGACTCTCAGGGTATAGTTTGGAACCTGCGTTAGTATCAGGACTTACATCGGCTGGTATGCACGTTTATACATTAGGCCCACTTCCAACTAATGGCTTAGCAATGCTCACAAAGAGTATGAAAGCTAACATGGGAATTATGATTACAGCATCTCATAATCCATATCATGACAATGGGTTAAAATTATTTGGACCAGATGGGTTAAAACTGTCAAATAAAATTGAAAAAAAAATTGAAACTTTAATTGATCAAAAAATTGAAAAATCTTTATCAAAACCAAAAAAATTGGGTCGTGTAAAAAGGTTAGAAACTGCAAATAAAGATTATATAAAAATTTTAAAAAATAATTTACCAAAAGATTTTAACCTAAGAGGTTTAAGAATAGTGATTGATTGTGCAAATGGGGCTGGATACAAGGCTGGGCCTGAATTATTAAAATCTTTAGGTGCTAAAGTATTTTCAATCGGAATAAATCCTAATGGTCTTAATATTAATAAAAATTGTGGATCTACTTTTCCAAATAAAATCAGATTAGCAGTAAAGAGATATAAAGCACATATAGGAATTTCACTTGATGGAGATGCCGATAGAATTATTATGTGTGATGAAAAAGGTATTGTAATTGATGGAGATCAAATAATTGCTGCAATAGCAATGAGGTGGAAAAGAAAAAAAATGTTAAAAGGAGGTGTAGTTGGCACTTTAATGTCTAACTATGGATTAGAAAAGTTTTTTAAACTACATAATATAAAATTCTTAAGATCAAATGTAGGAGATCGCTTTGTAAAAGAGAAAATGCAAAAAAATAATTTTAATTTAGGTGGTGAACAATCAGGGCATATTATTCTAGGCAAATTTGCAACTACTGGAGATGGCTTATTAGTTGCTTTAGAAGTTTTATTTTCATTAAGAAAAGGAAAAAAAGCTAGTAGTTTTTTTAATACCTTTAATAAAACTCCACAAATATTAGAAAATATTGATGTTAAAGACAAAAATATAATTAAAAATATTGATATTAAAAATTCTATAAAATTAGCAGAAAAATTAATTAAAGGTCAAGGTAGAATATTAGTTAGAAGCTCAGGAACGGAGTCTAAAATCAGAGTAATGGGAGAGAGTGATAATATTAAATTACTTCAAAAATGTTTGAAAATCGTTTTAAGAAAAATTAAGTAAATTGAAACCAAAATCTAAAATATTAGTTATTGCCGGATCAGATTCATCTGGTGGTGCTGGCATCCAAGCTGATATTAAAACTATCACAGCTTTAGGTTCGTATGCCATGACAGCAATAACAGCTGTCACAATCCAAAATACAACAGGTGTAAAATCAATAGTACCAATTGATCCTAAGGAAATTTCAAATCAAATAGAATTTACCTCAAAAGACATTAAACCTGATGCCATAAAAATTGGAATGTTGCATTCTACAAAAGTAATAAAATCAGTAATTCATTCATTAAATCTTATTAAAGTAAAAAAAATAATTTTAGATCCTGTTATGGTAGCTAAAGGTGGCGCAAAACTTATTGATGATAAGGCAATTCAGTTATTAAAAAATGAACTAATTAAAAAAGTTAGCCTAATTACTCCAAATATTCCAGAAGCGGAAATATTAACTAAAACTAAAATAAGAACAAAAGAAGATATGATTTTTGCTGCCAGCATACTAATAAAATTAGGAGCAAAAAATGTTTTTATAAAAGGTGGTCATTTAGAATCTAAAATCGTCCAAGATATTTTTGTAAACAAAAATGAAATTTTCATTATAAAAAATAAAAGAATTACAACCAGGAATACACATGGCACTGGTTGCACCCTTTCTTCTGCTATTTCTACATTCTTTTCATGTGGAAAAACCTTAAAGAGATCTTGTGAGCTTGCAACTAAGTATGTACACAATTCAATAAATTCAAACCTTAAATTCGGTAAAGGTCATGGGCCTATCAACCATTTAAGTTCAGTAACAATAGAAAAAAAATTTAGATAATGAAAAATGTTGTAGTTGTTGGATCTCAATGGGGTGATGAAGGAAAAGGTAAAATAGTCGACTGGCTATCAGACCAAGCAGATGTTGTTATTCGTTTTCAAGGAGGACACAATGCTGGACACACATTAGTAATTGATGGAACAACTTATAAATTAAGATTACTACCTTCTGGAATTGTAAGAAAAAATAAAATTTCTATTATAGGAAATGGAGTTGTTGTTGACCCGTGGGCACTATTAGAGGAAATAGAGGAAATTAAATCTAAGGGTGTTGAGGTTAATGTGGATAATTTTATAATTTCAGAATCTGCAAATCTTATTTTACCATTTCATAGAGAGATGGATGAAATAAGAGAAGATGCTGCTGGAAAAGGAAAAATTGGAACAACAAGAAGAGGAATTGGGCCAGCCTATGAAGATAAAGTGGGAAGAAGATCAATCCGTGTTATGGATCTAAGATCTGAGACTAATCTA
Encoded here:
- the tolR gene encoding protein TolR, with the protein product MAFNLKRSSKEPMSEINVTPFVDVMLVLLIIFMVTAPLLTVGIQVDLPESSADSLPEELEPLTLSINSKGEIFIQESKVEYDKIIAKILAVSKNRTDTRIYVRGDKSINYGRVLEIMGMLSGSGFTKVALISEPYKER
- the tilS gene encoding tRNA lysidine(34) synthetase TilS: MNQKSLSVQNKTHKQILSFLKDRKISKVYSEFSSSLNSEENLAVAVSGGPDSLALAYLAKCYSIKNKIKVKFFLVDHRLRNESTKEATLVKKILQKIGITCKVLIWKGKKPSRNIQSLAREARYSLLSKECKKNNIKYLLLGHHSNDLVENFLIRVVRGSGLNGLVSFNKSVKYKDEDLNILRPLLNLEKNDLINISKIVFKFFIKDPSNINEIYKRTRIRTLLEFLAKEGLDLKKLKLTIDNLRDSDKSIKFYVNKNLKDNSTHIKTKDTYILSHNFFDQSHEVVFRSLTFVIQKIGKKYYPVRGKSINELINRIILKTFSKITLGGCFVERVNETILISRENTNKVKVL
- the glmM gene encoding phosphoglucosamine mutase, whose product is MAKKYFGTDGIRGAVNSKNINGDMFFKFGLATGTYFKTQKKKKQIAIIAKDTRLSGYSLEPALVSGLTSAGMHVYTLGPLPTNGLAMLTKSMKANMGIMITASHNPYHDNGLKLFGPDGLKLSNKIEKKIETLIDQKIEKSLSKPKKLGRVKRLETANKDYIKILKNNLPKDFNLRGLRIVIDCANGAGYKAGPELLKSLGAKVFSIGINPNGLNINKNCGSTFPNKIRLAVKRYKAHIGISLDGDADRIIMCDEKGIVIDGDQIIAAIAMRWKRKKMLKGGVVGTLMSNYGLEKFFKLHNIKFLRSNVGDRFVKEKMQKNNFNLGGEQSGHIILGKFATTGDGLLVALEVLFSLRKGKKASSFFNTFNKTPQILENIDVKDKNIIKNIDIKNSIKLAEKLIKGQGRILVRSSGTESKIRVMGESDNIKLLQKCLKIVLRKIK
- the ybgF gene encoding tol-pal system protein YbgF codes for the protein MFNYKKIIRLKLILVFIFFPNIIFADNHNVNEILELIQKDLKTLEKAVYSGSINSNSQTGTNENSEDVLTRHLLKLSDVEKQFQELTNKFEEINFKLDKLSNRLSKVQADNQIRFQDLENALSSGEIGKKLTSIPKEQVDKTLPGSSQPQDLGSISYKDTESEETSQQIQSVETTASIVTENFESEKNILPNATPEKQYEFATSFLKVGDYSTAERAFREFVINNSEHKLAGNAQYWYAETFRIRQLYTDAATAYLEGYQKYPKGEKAPINLLKLGVSMVQIGEKEQGCKMIVGVEEQYPKANQSVLQKAKYESKKFECSKQNS
- the pal gene encoding peptidoglycan-associated lipoprotein Pal, with the protein product MKGLIKYEKYKVLQNKDQGATMNLSKILKNGFLIILASLVLTACATKKTTTGQMQGDVYTGTDSVEYLASGVPDRVFFATNETVLTTASRETLRKQAAWLRKNSDINVVLEGHADERGTREYNLALGERRANSAKDYLMTYGISSERISVLSYGKERPVDSGSNPLAWSKNRRSVTVKAN
- the thiD gene encoding bifunctional hydroxymethylpyrimidine kinase/phosphomethylpyrimidine kinase: MKPKSKILVIAGSDSSGGAGIQADIKTITALGSYAMTAITAVTIQNTTGVKSIVPIDPKEISNQIEFTSKDIKPDAIKIGMLHSTKVIKSVIHSLNLIKVKKIILDPVMVAKGGAKLIDDKAIQLLKNELIKKVSLITPNIPEAEILTKTKIRTKEDMIFAASILIKLGAKNVFIKGGHLESKIVQDIFVNKNEIFIIKNKRITTRNTHGTGCTLSSAISTFFSCGKTLKRSCELATKYVHNSINSNLKFGKGHGPINHLSSVTIEKKFR
- the tolQ gene encoding protein TolQ codes for the protein MEADITSQAVGLASNTDFSLWSLFLRADFIVKSVILMLIGCSIYSWAVIIEKFRLFKKINLESEEFEEKFWKSKSAESFYNSLPADVENPTALLFKDTMQSLLKAKSKTNLNERIASILEVNIEKQISKIDKGFTFLATVGSTAPFIGLFGTVWGIMNSFQSIAISRNTSLAIVAPGIAEALFATALGLLAAIPAVVAYNKFNNDSKKYSQRLENFSKRFLSII
- the ftsH gene encoding ATP-dependent zinc metalloprotease FtsH, producing MKNLAMWAVIVFLTIGLYNMFKNPQANVGKGNSIIFSEFLSEVDNGGVIKVDIQGNNIRGVLANGNTFSTYSPNYPNLIEKLSEKGVSISAAPLEDKMPSLFGVLLSWFPMLLLIAVWIFFMRQMQGGKGGAMGFGKSKAKMMNELKGKVTFDDVAGVEEAKEEVEEVVQFLKDPKKFSRLGGKIPRGCLLVGQPGTGKTLLARAIAGEAGVPFFTISGSDFVEMFVGVGASRVRDMFEQGKKNSPCIIFIDEIDAVGRSRGAGLGGGNDEREQTLNQLLVEMDGFDTNEGVIIIAATNRPDVLDPALLRPGRFDRQVVVGLPDIIGREKVLKVHVKKIKMAPDVNLRTVARGTPGFSGADLANIVNEAALLAARKNKRLVTLTEFEEARDKVMMGSERRSMVMTEEEKTLTAYHEAGHAIVTINEDAAHPIHKATIIPRGRALGMVMQLPERDQLSQTREQLHAQLAIAMGGRVAEEIIFGEDKVTTGASSDIEQATQRARAMVMQAGLSKELGPVAYGSNEEEVFLGRSVARTQNMSEETSRKVDSEIRKIVDKGYERARTVLTEKIDDLHKLAKALLTYETLTGEEIENLINKNIYPSNKEDLKVEDEDKGSALSSMGLKPKIVH
- the folP gene encoding dihydropteroate synthase gives rise to the protein MKKYYTRACNFAYGQFSIELVRKKKNLPLNGNKKISFGQIEILTRTSIKKIDLKDIKKLPKLLKKKINKDLKTIVKKNKNFSSLNFNKIPNIMGILNLTPDSFSDGGKFNKKKKGISHAKNLFKSGADIIDVGGESTRPGSKPVSKKEEWNRIKEILKDVNKKIPLSLDTRKSEIMIKGIHLGVKLINDVSGLSYDPKTVKVLIKSKTPFVIQHSQGTPEKMQKNPKYKNELLDIYDFFEQKIKFLRSMGIKHNNIVIDPGIGFGKNLKHNMNLIRSVSIFHTLGFPILLGLSRKKFIKDLSGKNDSKERLGGTVSSSMYAIMQGVQILRIHDVNELRQSIKVFKELIKN
- the tolB gene encoding Tol-Pal system beta propeller repeat protein TolB, producing MLLRYLFILFIIIPIKAFALIEVDITRGNLNPLPVAVSPLSIDNKSKENFKKILKQEDLGSEISIVVENNLRQSGLFNPLDKNAFLQEPDVANLKPRFEDWNLIKAQALVTGKVTFVDEKLRVEFRLWDVLAGKEMMALAFTTVPSNWRRVGHIITDKVYERLTGEKGYFDTRIIYVSEEGPKTKRIKKLAIMDQDGFNNKYLTLGNELVLTPRFSPTNQMVTYLSYFRNLPRVYLLDIETGMQEVVGDFPGMTFAPRFSPDGKKIIMSFAKDGNSDIYTMDLENRIVERITNHPSIDTSPSYSPDGKKITFNSDRSGYQQIYVMDSNGKNVKRISFGNGLYGTPVWSPRGDLIAFTKLHKGKFYIGVMRTDGTGERLLTENFYQEAPSWSPNGRVLIFYRETKTNSKGEGFSAKLWSIDLTGYNEKMVETETDASDPSWSSLLSN